The DNA region ggtggtcttcttaaaacatgttggtattacagactcggacagggagaggttgaaaatgtcaatgaagacatttgccagttggtcagcgcatgctcgcagtacacatcctgataatccgtctgaccctgcagtcttgtgaatgttgacctgttaattaaaggtcttactcacatcggctgcagagagtgtgatcacacagtcatccggaacaactggtgctctcatgcatgttcagtgttatttgcctcaaagcaagCGTAGAAGTAGGTTAGCTCATCTggcaggctcgtgtcactgggcagctctcggctgtgcttccctttgtagcctaatgatttgcaagccctgccacattttacgagcgtcggagccggatctggtacgattcgatcttagtcctgtattgacactttgcatgTTTAATGgttcggagggcatagcgggatttcttatatgcttccaggttagagtcccactccttgaaatcagcagctctagcctttagctcagtgcggatgttgcctgtaatggcttctggttggggtatgtacgtacagtcactgtggggacaacatcatagatgcacttattgatgaagccaatgattgatgtggtgtactcaatgTCATAGGAAGAATCACGGAACATATTCAAGTTTGTGCTAGCAAAagagtcctgtagcttagcatctgcttcatctgaccacttttttattgaccgagtcactggtgctttcaTACatgaagggaacattttgacatttgccaTATGGTcggtgagaaagtccatattgcaattgtacggtcccttactagacgtatGGTCCCTTACGTTTCTAAAATTTGCGTACGGCGGCGGGCCGTGCACGGGGCCGGATCTTCCGGGAAGTCATCGAACGAAgtctctcggacattcggtttccgttttataaaattaacacattttggtcatttttccgctgtcccggtaaatcccaccagagggcgaatggaatcatattccaaatgtacaaaacatcaccaatcacgacgtggccttttctcctaaacggaaaagactttgaagacaaaacttggtgagcataggtttggcataatgggcagttggccccgaacaagatggtgTCGAGGCCTCAACGCTTTTTGAGTTATGgacatttttctgggattaaaggtcaaaaaCGAAAATAGAGCACTAATTTgaccgcttcacgtcaaagtaaaTGAACCTACGGCGTCAGGAAAAAAAGAAGAAGCCATTTATCTATCAtaatttaagagaaatcgtacaatgtacaattggtgatgttcaaaaaaaggtgttttttccccaaaaaagttacagatccagttgcagtgtgttcagacaaatatttttttaagtgggtttcggagctctgcgagatttctgtgattttctgaaataacacacacttaTTCAACCCTCCGTAAatagtcagttcttaacataaagatttaaaaactcaaaattctataaGTGCCTAcaccaatgaggatatgtgttcacGTTCAGCTTCCTGTGTCAACCGGAAGTGCCTAAAAATGatgtcataggtgctgtttcgaagggttaaaaaggtctgatcttttcaaaacttcatatgtgtgattaggaaaCCCtcgaactgtaaatcagtcatttctcccaacagatgtcaaagctctctctctctctctcacacacacacacacacacacacacacacacacacacacacacacacacacacacacacacacacacacacacacacacacacagcaaggatggagtgacaaagtgcggtgcttaaagacactcagagcctgcaatggcattatcATATCATCATCATCTCTAGGCTgttccgagttcaacgagatgcctcGCTAGACCGTAGCTTGCTCGGTCTGAGCTCAGCGACcatgaaaaaagtaggcccataaTGAAGCCTGCCCTAAATTGCAGGTGCTTTGGGTGACCTCGGGAGAACAGTTAGGgttagaagcacaattcgacctcaggaacattcctgaggtcctcccgatctatGCAAGCCTAACctgaccatgtggcattaaccctttaacagttaaaagaaggtgtttacaccctaaaagtgtttttccatacccaacaaGCAGTTtatgataaatagtgcattcaaccctgtgtaaatcagtcagttcttaacataaagacttaaaactcaggattttgtaaaagcataccccaatcaggatatgtgtttacttatagcttcctgtgcaaACCGGAAGTGCCTAAAAAGGGTGtcataggggctgtttcgaagggttaaaaacttcatatgtgtgattaggcaacccccacaactgtaaatcagtcatgtctcccataaaatttccaagaaaaactcacacacacacagctaggacggagggacacagacagagcatgcaatagttacctttgtttgaactaaaaaagaaccgtcagacctagagttctgaaactttagatGCCTGTTCTAGAGCTCAGGTCGATAGCGCGtggtgagttatgtggctctagaaggttctcggaccgagaaacagccttgtacatttgcaataacttcaattcatttggACCATTatgaaaatgacgacatttagaaaagtcccagagtcgcaagactaggtgcattgaaaccatctcggcccatagagacggaccccaatgtttctgtccgatagctcattcaaggaccccgtagcaaggcatggaaaaagtggattttcagcaccaattaaggtCATTGCTCGGGCACCGAATTACCTATCGAGCTGAAACtagggattcggggtcgcctcacataggtctacacataatgtcagaactggacccgcagctagaacgtaactatgtgttttatgtttttattatgttttaaactgaagacgctgtgaattatgggcctgctctgaaatatgtgatagttggcttcgagttggaaaaagtgggtttggtgtcagatggtatcagtttggtgtcagaatgacatctaattgactgatggacactgacttgctagttgacttttgtacatttgcaatatgtttaaacagtgagggaccatcaccaaaatgacattctgaaatcaacactaaAAATGGcttcaccatagtctccagaccgTGCcaagttcaacgagacgccccgcttgaccgtagctggCTCTGAGTGCAGCAACCGCgaaaaaaagcaggcccaaaatgaagcctggccatAAATTTCAGGTGCTTTTGGGGGACAGCGGCAGAACCGTTAGGTTCAGAAGGAAAATTCAACCAcgggaatgttcctaaggtcctcccgatctgtgcaagcctaaccttgaccgtgtagCATTAACCCTTaatagttaaaagaaggtgtttacatcaaacaggtTTCactgacttctctccccatatgaatacattgcctgcaaccctaaattcaacctgaagcctatgtgggttatgaatgccttatgaacctgtcttcgataaCAATCCATCAGGGCACTATGAgatctacctgtgttgattctaagcttcctagAGCAACCGGAATTgtttaaattcacccaaaaggtgtttgatgtacataacctgcaattgtgaaaatcactgcattcaaccctgtgtagatcagtcaattcttaacataaaaacttaaaactcaggattctgtaagagcctaccccaaggaggatatgtgttcacgttcctgtgccaaccggaagtgccttaaaatggtgtcataggtgctgtttcgGAGGGTTAAAAAGGTCATATCTTTTCAGAACTTCATACGTATGGTTAGGCAATcatcatgaactgtaaatcagtcatttctcccaacagacgtcaaagaaaagctctcacacacacatacatacacacagcaaggatggagtgacaaagtgcagtgcttaaagacacacagagcctgcaatggcattaccataatctctaggctgtgccgagttcaacgagataccccgcttgaccgtagctcgctcggtctgagtgcagcgacctttaaaaaaagaagacccAAAATTAAGCCTGGACCTAAATTTCAAGTGCTTttgggagacagagagtgaacCGTTAAGGTTAGAAGCACAATTTGACCTCAGGAacattcctgaggtcctcccgatctgtgcaagcccaaccttgaccgtgtggcattaagggggtgataagtttttgaaaattttttcaacattttactcttgggtcttgacttgtgttacatttgcaatatgtaaAATTACAGTGGAGTGCACTCGCATTCTAGCGCACTCGCCATCTATTGGATTTTTGCAGTGTTacacttggcatttgccatatggcatttgcaatcaactttgaatGAAACATCAACATTGTACATCGTGTATATGTTTCGTACGGTGCCAATATGTTCCCATTCATtgttgtccatttcaggggggtgttcccttactGCTTTAatatttgcttgtaagcaggaatcaggaggatagaattatggtcagatttgcaaaatggagggcgagggagagctttgtacgcatctttgtgtgtggagtaaaggtggtccagagtttccCTGCATTTAAGTCCATGGCTTTAATGCAGGAGCGCCAcgtctggatgagcgttttcctgtttgcttctGGCAGAagacagctcattgagtgcggtcttagtgcctaccacattggtttgtggtggtaaatagacagctaccaaaattatagatgaaaactctcttggtaaatgctgtggtctacagcttatcatgaggtattctaactcaggtgagcagaaccttgagacttccttcaTATTAGAGATCACACGCCAGCTGTTGAGCTGCCCTGATTccgctgttctgtcctgctgattGTATAGAAAACCAGCTTGATTTAAATttaccatgtccttgttcagcaaTGACTTGGAGAaacaggatattacagttctttaGATCACGTTGATCGGATAGTTTCGAACGGAACTCATagagtttattctccagtgattgcacattCACCAATAGAATGGAGGGTAGAGGCAATTTATCCACTCTGACATAGTCTCGCCAGACATCCTTCAAGCTGTCTCCTCCTTCTTCGATTGTGAAGTGACTATGACCACAAATATCCTATTTaatttgtagtcaattttgacactataaTAAATGTTTCCGACTGATATCAATACCACATTGGCCACTTTCTAGCATTTTAAGAGCAGTCACTCTTTAAAACCGTACTGGATTTAGTGTCAAATAGCGCCAACGTGACCAAACAGCCATCATAAACAAGGCCAAAGAGAACTCATTCTAACTTGCATTTGATTTTCTTCTCTAAACTCAACCATGCATTACAaaaccctctcacacacacacacacacacacacacacacacacacacacacacacacacacacacacacacacacacacacacacacacacacacacacacacacacacacacacacacacacacacacacacacacacaccatccaacTCCTCTCCCAATGCAGGCTCCCTAGCAACCGGTTGCTATTAGATACTGCTGGGCCTGTCACCATGGCAGCAgattctccctcattctctctgcagtgttacaacacacacaccacaccatttAGCTGTGTTGTGCTGTGGAGGGTGTGTCATAAGTCCTTGAGGACTTCCCCAGTCCAGCACACCTGTTGTGGACAGAATTCCAATgcaaagaaagagcgagaggaacagggaggtaaagagggagaaagagccaTAAGGATTCAAAAGTATCACATGGTATCATActcattgtattgtattgtattgtatcatatTCATTCACATGAGATGCACTTTCTTGAGGCTGCTGCTGATGTACAGTTTGCTTACACTGAAATTAATTACTAGAGAGGCAgaagtgtttgtctgtctgtgtgtgtttgctttaGTGCTTTACTCTGATATATGAATCATTCCCTGGATTTGACACTGCAACATGCTTCACCTCAGCCCTAACTAAGGGTCATCGTAATGGAGCATATGATTTACAACCATGACTCAGTGCGagtagaccacacacacacagagagaggaaatgagaagaGAATAAAggaaagatggaggagaggagaggtgaataGAGGGAAGACACTGGAGAAAAATtcaagagagaacagaggaagcaGTGCTTGTTTTCTCTCAAATAAAAGCAATGCTCTCTGATTGTTGCTATGACGACCTCTCCTCTTGATTCCTTTTCATGCtgctccctctcatccctcatcCCCACTGCTTTTCAGcctgcagggtgaatacgtgtgtgtgtgtgtgtgtgtgtgtgtgtgtctcggtgaCATACTTTTCTGAATCTCTGTCACTCAGCTCCCATTATCCCCTTCTCTCTGCACAACAGgaatccttccatccctccattcttCCATccgtcatccatccatccatccatccatatatcctCTCTCACTGATGTTCATATTCTGTGTTGTTATGTGATTAGGAAAGGTAAAAAAAGGTCAACACTAAACATGACATTCCATCATGACTTCCATTACGGTTAGATGGGTTAGGTTAATAATGAAGATATATTTATATATCTTTATTTATAGATTTGCTGATCGatcacacaataaacacacacacattcaagccTGAGATTGAGCAGAAAAGCCTTGTGTTGAGCTGTGTAGGTTAGGTGACTTGTCAGTGTTTGTTGGGAGAGAACGGAAACTTTTGTGCAATCCTTTTGTTTCTTCCCCTCAATTGTCACTAATGGCACAGGAATGTCTGAGggcataaacacacaaacacaaagataTATAGTCATTCTcttttacacacagagagaaggaacaggaggggggagaggtgcaactgctggagagagagaaagagaagatagaATCTTCTGctttactgcacacacacacgcgggaAAACTCAGTGCACTGAAGCTCATATAGTTCATTCTCTATGTGGCCAGCAGCTACGCTCCAATACACCACTTTTTAAAAGCAAACCAGTGCGCTATTCCAAAAGCTAGGAGTACCTCTTAAAAtagtatcacccccccccccccccccccccaccacaactGTATCTATTTATTTaggctgatagctactttattgaggaaaaatgtcgCTTAGCAATTTTAAGATTAACGCACTAACTGTAATttcctctggataagagcatctactaaatgactcaaatgtaaagcTCACTGAGCCTGCAATTATGAGGCattggagagtagagagggacagAATCTCCTATtaattcatatttagagagagagagagagagagagagagagagagagagagagagagagagagagcacatacacacacacactgttaaagaTACAGAGGGGTTGGGGAGAGCAGAGGTAGTAGGCAGATTCATCCTGTAGAGATCTCTCCACAGCCTCAAAGAGAAAAGCAGGGATATTTTaaaaagagagaaatacagagaaggAGATACAGATgttttaaggagagagagagatcgaaatAATGACTATTTATGGTAGAGCTTGCCCTGAACACATAGAAAAAAAGCTGACAGAACATTCCCAGATAAAAACAACACAGTAAAAAGATCGAGGAGAGGTAAAGAggcacagaaggagagagaggaaagatcgAGAGATGCATGCAGTCAATGATACTCCTCTGATGGTAAGGACTATTTCTCTGTGAGCTGCAAATGTTTGGACATAATTGCTTGAGTTTGTTTGCTAGGACATGTCTGGgttagacacagacagacacacagagcagtagagtgAGAAGAGTGGCATCTGTGGTGTGTCACAGTGTTGTCAGCTCATACGTGTGCTGAGActctggcgtgtgtgtgtttgcttgtgtttttatgtttgtggtgtgtgtgtgtttgcttgtgtgtttgcttgtttgtttgtgtgtgtgtgtgtgtgtgtgtgtgtgtttgtgtgtgtgtgtgcgtgcatgcgtgtttgCTTGGCAGCAGGGGGATACATCTCTATTTGTATTGATCAGCACCCTCGCTTTTCCTCACTGCCTTCCTTTCCCTCACTGCCTTCCTTTCCCTCACTGCCTTCCTTTCCCAGACTCCCTTCCTTTCCCAGActcccttcctttccctcacTGCCTTCCTTTCCCTCACTGCCTTCCTTTCCCTCACTGCCTTCCTTTCCCTCACTGCCTTCCTTTCCCTCTATCCCCCGTCATTCCCTTTTCTTCGCTCTCACTCTTTtctctcccattcctccatgtcTTTCAATCTCTGTCAGTACGTATAGCTAGTTCAGCTACATCCCTCCTTCTGCAGTCTCAGCTACAGCAAGACAACCTCCTCTCCTTTCTATTCCCTTTTCCCCTTCTGATattcccccctcctttcctcttctccccttttatctccagtgtgtgcgtgtgttatttCAAACTTCCTCTGTTGTCATTACTGGTGACCACTGCCACTAGGTGATACTGGTGGtcatcagtacacacacacacacacacacacacacacacacacacacacacacacatacacacactttaaTTAATTGAATACACGATGAGAGTAAAGAAGAGGGAGATCAAAACTACATCAAATTAAATTGAATCCATTACTTAGCAGGGATGCAGATGAAAAGAGGAAGTAAATTGTTGATGGAGAGTTGAAAACACAGGAGGTATTCTCGCAGCCTAAACCTGACCTTGACCCAttatctcccctgtctctctctctcacaggtaATCTCCTGAGTGTGTACAGAGCCATGCCCAATTCACATGTCGCCACAATGTGACAGCAACTGTCTGACCACAGAGACCGCCACCTAGACAATCCACAACACTATACATTCCTACAGCACTGTAACCTGACAACAGTAGATTCCTACAGCGCTGTAACGTTGTaacaacactgagtcaatcaccaTTGAATTGCCGCTGCTGAATCAACGTCTCTGAATCAACTCCTATAGATCGACTCCTCTGAATCAACTCATCTCTGCTGTGAGGATGCTGAGGGTGTCAATGGTCCTACTGAAGAGGCAGCTGATCCTGTGGGTGTGGGTTTCCAGTGCTCTAGTAGTCTATTCCCTGCCATGGCGGGTCTCCTGTccgacagggtgtgtgtgtcagatgaaGCCCTGGTTCTCCCCCCAGTCAGTGTCCTGCGAGGCTTCTACTGTGGACTGTAACAACCTGTTCCTAACCcaactcccctctcctctgcccccagacacacacaccctccgtCTGCAGAGTAACCTGCTGTCTGCCCTGGAGATACCACTCTTACACACACTCCCCAACCTCACCGAGTTGGACCTGTCTCAGAACCGCTTCAGCTGTGTtagaaccctaaccttaacccagccCCAGGCTGCCTCCCTGCCCTCCCTACTCTCCTTGCACCTGGAGGAGAACCAGCTCTGGTTCCTGCCCCCTGCCTCCTTTTCCTCCCTGCCCGCCCTACAGGAGCTTTTCCTCAGCCACAACCGGCTGTTCTACCTGGCTCCTGGAGCATTCTCCGGCCTGGGCTTACTGCTGCGCCTGCACCTCAACAACAACCACCTGACCTCAATTGAGCCCCGCTGGTTCACTGCCCTGCCCCGCCTCCAGGTGCTGATGCTGGGGGGAAACCCAGTGGAGGTCCTCCCTGACCGGGGCTTCCAGGACCTGGGGTCTCTACACAGCCTGGTGCTGGGGGGCATGGGGCTGAAGgggctgactgagagggccctagagggGCTGGACAGTCTGGAGAGCCTGTCCTTCTATGACAACCTCCTCACCACCGTCCCCACACAGGCTCTGAGGAGGATCCCGGGCCTCAAGTTCCTGGACCTGAACAAGAACCCTCTGAGTGTGGTTCAGACAGGGGACTTCAGGGACCtggtccacctgacagagctgggtcTGAACAACATGGAGGAGCTGGTGGCCATCGAGAGGGCAGCCATGGAGAACCTGCCTGAGCTCACCAAGCTGGAGATCACCAACAACCCCCGGCTGTCCTACATCCACCCCCAGGCCTTCCTTCGGCTGGGCCGGCTAGAAAGTCTGATGCTCAACTCCAACGCTCTGAGCGCTCTGCACCAACACACTGTCCTGTCTCTGCCCAGCCTGAGGGAGGTCAGCCTGTACTCCAACCCCCTCCGCTGTGACTGCCTGTTCCGTTGGGTGGCTAAGGAGCAAcctcacacagatacacagatgccGCAGGCTGTGAGGTTTATCCAGCCTCAGGCCACGTTGTGTTCTGAGCCTCCAGAGCTGAGGGCTCGTAGTGTGAGGGAAGTGTCAATCACCGAGATGTCAGCCTCCTGCCTACCCCTCATCCCCCCTGGTATCCTTCCTCACTAcatgggggtgagagagggggagaggctgACTCTGCACTGTCGCGCACTGGCAGAGCCTCAGCCCACAATCTATTGGGTCACACCTTCTGGAATGAGACTAGGACCATCCGACCACACCCACAGCACCAAGCTTGCATCCAGCCAGACGTCCTCTTACCATTCCCCCTCACCCAGCCGAGCATCTGGAAATGCCTCAGtcctcaccccttcctctccctcctccactgccTACCGCTTACTGCCAGAGGGGACATTGGAGATTGTCATGGTGACGGCCCGGGAGGCGGGTCTGTACACCTGTGTGGCTGAGAATACACTGGGGGCCGACACTCACAGTGTGACTGTTGGGGTGCAGGGGCAAGGGAGGGGGGGTTTGAGGCGCCGGATGTtggaggggagaggataggagttGAAGGAGAGGGTTTTGAGGGAGGTCAGGGCAAGGGTTAAGACAGCAAGCATGATCAGAAGTACACACACAAATAAAGCCTAGCTATATAAATAATGGATgatataacaacacacacacttacttgcAGTCCAACGTTTCCAAAGATAACGGCTACCGCTCTTGGCGGCGGTACCATTGTAGGTGGTTGTGAAGCCCGATCCGGGAACCACATGTCCTGCCGCAGTTGGGACATGTTGGTTCTGAATCTGGAGCTGCTTGCGGGAATGGTTTGGGAGCAATGGGGCCTGTAAATAGAACATATGACAGGGCAGTGGTGTACAATCAGATATGTatttatattacagtatatatgcatACACATTGACATTGTTTGTGTTTGTATAAAGAGGACAATCAAACTGCAGTACTGTTTCCTATCCCCAGAACCTAtccacctaaccctaacccagcgaTTGAACTTCAGGAGAGGACTCTCACCCTCTTTACTTACACTAGGGCGCAGGCATTTTCTAAACAGTGTCATTTTATGGTAGCCTATCCTTGCTTTCTTTTAGGTTTTGTAAATCAAAGTGCTTAATGTGAGTAGCCCTTTCTCACTCGGTCCTTTCCCTTGGCTTTCTATCACATTACTTTATTCTTCTATCCAACTGCCTGCACATACCTGCCTGTACATACCTGCCTGTACATACCTGCCTGTACATACCATGAACTAGTTTTCCTACCCGGTATACCACTTCTCTTTCAAAGATGATTTAGATGTATTAAATTCTATTTTGAGCTATTATTAAAACATTTTGGACTGATATGCTGATGGTTTGTTTTCCTGACTATTAGCCAATTCCCTTATCGCTGGAGGCATGTGCGGAGGCAGACGAGTGCAATACATGATTCACTCTCCAAAACGGTAAGTGGACTACATTGAATTGACAACAATCTTTCTATCCATCTTCCTACGACAACTTAAATTCATATTCAATTACATGTATAACCTATACATTTCTACTGGCCATGGTTTGTATTAGCAATATGTTCGGGGTAATTAAATACAATCTCAGATCATAACACCCTACATAATTAGTATGCTGTGCAGAAGAGCCATAGTGTATTTGCTGAAAAAGAGCACAAATACAACTGAAAGGCTCAGAAGTGTATTACTTCTCATTGAACACAGACACAACTTAACAGAGTCGATTGAAGGAAGTCGGGTGTTAGCATCTCAACTGGTCTTCACAGACGAGTCTCAGGAACAGCTTGCCTTTATCTCTTTATTCCTCACAAACAGAGCGCCTTTTACAGAAACGAGGAACTTTGCTCTTACTCAAGGCATTGATTAATTATTTTCTGAACAGTCTCGGCCCTCTGGCGGAGTAGCGGTGAGCTTGCTGGGCAAAACTACAAAGTAAATGCTATGGCTGTGACGGCTAGTGGGTCAAGCCACACGCGGGTTGAAGTTCTGTCGGGAGATATCCTCGACTGCTCTGAGGTTCCATGGAACAGGTGTCTCTGCAGGACTGTGCCAGGGTCCACCTGCATGTGTTGCTTCTGCCAAgggaacacacacaacacactgtcagagaTTTACTCACACACAGAAAATATGTGCATTTTGAATGTATTTGAAGTGCTCAATGTTAGTGGGGGCAAGTCTTAAGAGACCACCAaaatggcatagcagtcagacgtcttttgtcctcgtcttgtcgtgtcccgtatatatacagcggggcaaaaaagtatttagtcagccaccaattgtgcgagttctcccacttaaaaagatgagagaggcctgtaattttcatcataggtacacttcaactatgacagacaaaatgagaaaaaaaatccagaaaatcacattgtaggattttttatgaatttatttgcaaattatggtggaaaataagtatttggtcaataacaaaagtttatctcaatactttaatacataccctttgttggcaatgacagaggtcaaacgttttctgtaagtcttcacaaggttttcacacactgttgctggtattttggcccattcctgcatgcagatctcctctatagcagtgatgttttgggaatgttgatgggcaacacggactttcaactccctccaaagattttctatggggttgagatctggagactggctaggccactccaggaccttaaaatgcttcttacgaagccactccactCCTTctggagcaaacatcaattattccggagctagccagctgaagagttccatcagtcactcctgggctacaatcacctatccggacccgttttactgccaacgcggagccccaccgggccttcacaactggactaccgacgttatctacccgagagagttatccggctggctcctccgtcgcgacgttacctgaacgcccatctgcggcccgctaatcgttagctgtcttatcagCTGCTATCTGA from Oncorhynchus mykiss isolate Arlee chromosome 1, USDA_OmykA_1.1, whole genome shotgun sequence includes:
- the lrrn2 gene encoding leucine-rich repeat neuronal protein 2; protein product: MLRVSMVLLKRQLILWVWVSSALVVYSLPWRVSCPTGCVCQMKPWFSPQSVSCEASTVDCNNLFLTQLPSPLPPDTHTLRLQSNLLSALEIPLLHTLPNLTELDLSQNRFSCVRTLTLTQPQAASLPSLLSLHLEENQLWFLPPASFSSLPALQELFLSHNRLFYLAPGAFSGLGLLLRLHLNNNHLTSIEPRWFTALPRLQVLMLGGNPVEVLPDRGFQDLGSLHSLVLGGMGLKGLTERALEGLDSLESLSFYDNLLTTVPTQALRRIPGLKFLDLNKNPLSVVQTGDFRDLVHLTELGLNNMEELVAIERAAMENLPELTKLEITNNPRLSYIHPQAFLRLGRLESLMLNSNALSALHQHTVLSLPSLREVSLYSNPLRCDCLFRWVAKEQPHTDTQMPQAVRFIQPQATLCSEPPELRARSVREVSITEMSASCLPLIPPGILPHYMGVREGERLTLHCRALAEPQPTIYWVTPSGMRLGPSDHTHSTKLASSQTSSYHSPSPSRASGNASVLTPSSPSSTAYRLLPEGTLEIVMVTAREAGLYTCVAENTLGADTHSVTVGVQGQGRGGLRRRMLEGRG